The following nucleotide sequence is from Candidatus Hydrogenedentota bacterium.
GCAGTTCCTGCAACTTCTCGGGGTGGGATTCGGCGAGGTTGGTACGCTCACCTGGATCGTCTGCGAGGTTGGCGAGGAATAGTCCGTCGACCTGGACAACGTGCTTCCCGTCTGACGTATCCAGCGCATCGCAAAGCAGCTTCCAGTCACCTTTCCGGACCGCCCAGCGACCCCCACTTTTGGCTTCCCCCACGAACCAATGGAGTTCGTCGTGAGGCGTCGGCTCTTGGTCGGCTCGGATCATCTTGACGAGAGAACGGCCATCGATATCGTTGGATAGCAAGGGGACTCCGCAGAGTTCCGCAATGGTAGGCAGCCAATCGCAGCCATGAGCAACCTGCCTGCGGACTGACCCTTCGGGAATTCTTCCTGGCCAGCTAATGACGGCGGGAACGCGGATCCCGCCTTCGAACAGGCTGAATTTGGCGCCCCGATAGGGGCCGGCACTGCCCCCCCCGAAGTGGGCGCGTTCCTCCGTTGAATGGCCGTTGTCGGCTTGATAGATAACGATCGTGTCGTTCCGCAAACCCAGTGCATCTACCTTCGCCAAGAGAGCTCCAATTCGTTCGTCCAGCGTGGATAGGAACGACGCGTACAGATTGCGCGGATATGAGGCACCCGCTTTGGCGTAAACGTCTTGCCACTCCGGTTCACCCTGGTACGGATAGTGCGGCGCATTGGGCGCGAAATAGATAAAGAAAGGCTCATCGCGATGGGCCTCCATGAACTGCCCAGCTTCTTCGACCATTAAATCCATGAAGAACCGGCCATTCTCGAAGATTTCTTTGCCATTTCTGTATAGGTCGTGCCGGTTGGGACCGCTCCAATAGAAGAAGTGCGAGTAGCTGTCAATGCATCCGCTCATGTGTCCAAATGAATAGTCAAAGCCTTGTGCATTTGGATTTGACTCGGAGTCTGCACCAAGGTGCCATTTTCCGATATGTGCCGTGGCATAACCGGCGGCCTTAAGCGTCTCCGCGAGGGTTACTTGTGCACCGGGCAGTCCTTTTTCACCGACGTTGTTGGGTACTCCCGCGCGAAGCGGATAACGG
It contains:
- a CDS encoding sulfatase-like hydrolase/transferase, translating into MRDSKILRKPTTLLSRRQFLSSAATAGLLCTIAPMVSAAPSRKPNVILIYTDDQGSVDLPSVGSSDLYMANVEALAAKGTRFTQFYAPSPVCSPSRAGALTGRYPLRAGVPNNVGEKGLPGAQVTLAETLKAAGYATAHIGKWHLGADSESNPNAQGFDYSFGHMSGCIDSYSHFFYWSGPNRHDLYRNGKEIFENGRFFMDLMVEEAGQFMEAHRDEPFFIYFAPNAPHYPYQGEPEWQDVYAKAGASYPRNLYASFLSTLDERIGALLAKVDALGLRNDTIVIYQADNGHSTEERAHFGGGSAGPYRGAKFSLFEGGIRVPAVISWPGRIPEGSVRRQVAHGCDWLPTIAELCGVPLLSNDIDGRSLVKMIRADQEPTPHDELHWFVGEAKSGGRWAVRKGDWKLLCDALDTSDGKHVVQVDGLFLANLADDPGERTNLAESHPEKLQELLQAHDAWYATARPTV